Sequence from the uncultured Flavobacterium sp. genome:
TTTTAAATCAGAATCTGAGTTAATATGCCCTTGTTGTCCGACGTTTACAAAATCGCTTCCCCATTTTTCGGCAAAATATTGTTTTCTTTCGAAAGAAGCATAAGGATCATTTTCGCTTGCCACAACTATTGAAGGAAAAGGTAATTTTGAAATTGGCATTGGCGCAAAATTCCGAACAGATTCCGGAGTATGTTGAGGTGAATCTACATCAGCGGGAGCGACCAATAATGCGCCAACAATATTCTTGTTTGTATTTGCTGCTGCCCAATGTTGTACTAACGAAACTGCCAAACTATGCGCAACGAGAATAGTTGGACGATCGAGTTTAGCAACTTCTTCATTTAAGCGTTCAATCCATTCTTCGCGAATAGGTTCGTCCCAATTGTCCTGAACTAAACGAATAGAATTTTTAAATTTTTTATGCCAAAAGGTTTGCCAGTGTTTTACGCCTGAATTTCCTAATCCGGGTAGTATTAATAAGTTTGTTTCCATTGCCGTGGATTTTATTTAGAGATTATTTTTTGTGTTCCTTTATAATTCGGTTTACTTCGTTTACAAGCAACGGAAAACCAGGTTCAGTCATTCCGTGTCCATAACCGTCCAGTTCATAGAGTTTAGTTTGTTTATGTCCAACTAATTTCATCATGCGCGCCATATAGGCGTTTTCTTCGTATCGACCCAACATTTCCAGTTCACGATCTCCTGTAATTAATAAAAGTGGCGGAGCATCAGCGCGAACATAAAACAAAGGAGCAAAAGCATCAACAGTTGGTGTAGTATCAGGAATTCCGTTTTCTTTTCTAATTTGAAAATGCGTAATACATTGTCCGCTAAACGGAATTAATCCAGCGATTTTATTCGCATCGATTCCTTCTTTTTGAAGCCATTTTTTATCAAGACCAATCATCAAGCCCAGATATCCTCCAGCAGAATGTCCTGACACGAAAATTAAAGAAGTATCTCCGCCATAAGACGCGATATTGTTAAATGCCCAAGAAACGGCAGCAGCGGCATCTTCAATAGCTTTTGCGGCTTTTACTTTTGGCGCTAGTCTATAATTCACACCAATAATCGCAAAACCTTTATTTTTTAAAGCTTCAGGAATTTCTTTGCTTCCACCGGTTAATCCACCGCCATGAAACCAAACGATTGTAGCAAAGTTTTTGGTGTTTTTTGGATAATAAATATCAAGAACACAACGTTCATTTATATAACTATCAGACTTATTGGTTGGTGCGTTATAATATTGAATATTTGATTTTGTTTCGTATTCTAAGTTTTGAGAAAATGAAGCAATCCCAATAAAGAATAAAACAAGTAAGAGGATTGTTTTTTTCATTTTAAAAATGGAATTATTATTAACTAGTTTTAGGCAGTTTGTATAATCTAAAATCTAAACTCTGCAATCTAAAAATAATAAATTTATATATAAAAAAAGTCCAAAATGCGGGACATATTGGACTTGTACTTTTAAAAAAGTTATATTCGACTAAATATCGTCAAAATCAATATCAGTAAAACTAGTTCTTTGCGTTTCCGGCTTATCAGAACCGTATTCTTTTTTGAAATCTTTTTGGTGTCTTTCAGAAATTACTTCTTCGCCTTTGTGGTTCAAGACATATGAAGTCATTTCTTCTAGTATTTCGGCAAAAGCACTAAAATCTTCTTTGTACAAGTAAATTTTGTGTTTTTTAAAATGAAAAGAACCATCTTCTTCAGTAAATTTTTTACTTTCGGTAATCGTGATATAATAATCGTCAGCTTTAGTAGCTCTCACATCAAAGAAATAAGTTCTTCTTCCTGCTCGTAATACTTTAGAAAAAATCTCTTCTTTTTCTAACATGTCATTTTCTCTCATAATACGTTCTATCATTTTTTGGAATTAATAGTACTCAAAAATCATAAAAAATTATCTATTACGCAACATTTAAAGTAATTCTTTTTCCGAAAGTTGTTTTAAATATAACGATGAATAATAGCCTTCCTGATTTATTAATTGATTATGAGAGCCTTGTTGTATGATTCTTCCGTCTTCTAAAATGATTATTTTGTCGGCATTCTTAGCCGATGAAACTCGATGACTGACTATTATTGTAGTTTTATCTTTACAAATTCCGAACAAATTGCTTAAAATCGTTTCTTCGGTTTCAGTATCTACCGCAGACAAACAATCGTCGAAAAGTAAAATAGCCGGGTTTTTAATAATCGCACGCGCAATAGATACACGTTGCTTTTGTCCGCCCGAAAGTGTGATTCCTCTTTCTCCTAAAATAGTGTCATATTGTTTGTTAAAAGCAATGATATTATCGTGAACCACAGCGCTTTTGGCTGCTTCTTCAACTTCTTCGTTAGTGGCGTTTTGATTGCCAAATTTGATATTATTTTTAATCGTATCCGAGAATAAAAAAGCATCCTGAGGCACAATTCCAATGTTGTTTCTTAAATCATTTAAATTTAAAGTACTTATTTCGTTTTGGTCAATTATGATTCTTCCTTCCGTAACATCATATAAACGGGAAATCAATGATAATATTGTAGACTTTCCAGAACCTGTTTTGCCCAGAATTGCCAATGTTTCTCCTTTTTTTACTGTAAAAGTGACATTTTTCAGCGCTTCAATATTAGTATCTTCATAAGTATAACTCACATTTTCGAACGCAATAGAACCTTGAATATCAGAGTGATTTTCGTTATTGTTTGTGATTTCCGGTTCAATTTTCAAAAATTCATTCAAACGTTTTTGAGAAGCTTCTGCTTCCTGAACCATTGACGAAACCCATCCTAACGAAGCTACAGGCCAGGTTAGCATATTTACATATAAAATAAACTCAGCAATTGTACCAATATTTGCAATCGTTCCGTTGATGTACATTACACCTCCAAAATAAATTACCACAAGATTACTGATTCCGATTAAGGCGATCATCAAAGGCCCAAATAACGATTGAACTTTGGCTAAATCTAAGCTCTTCTTTTTGCTTTCATCGGCAAGAGCCACCATATTATTCTGATGTTGATTTTCTAAAGAATACGCTTTTATAACACGAATTCCTGAGAATATTTCTTGTGAAAAACTCGAAACTTTTGACAGGTATTGCTGAAAAGTAGTGCTTCGTTTGTTGATTTCTGAACTCAGTTTAAAAATGCAATACGAAAGAATTGGCAACGGCAGAATAGTGTATAAAGTCAGCAATGGCGAAACATTATACATATATATAATAACGATGGCAAAACGGATAAAGGTGTTTATCGTGTACATAACCGCCGGACCAACATACATACGAACTTTAGAAACATCTTCGCTGATACGATTCATTAAATCTCCTGTTCGGTTTTGCTTGTAGAAGTTTTGCGAAAGATTCTCGTATTGTTTGAAAACCTCATTTTTTAAATCAAACTCGATATGACGCGACATTACGATTAAAGTCTGGCGCATTAAAAAAGTTAGAAAACCCGCAACAATTGTAGTTGCTATGATTAGCAGTACGTTATGAATTAATCCTTCGCGATAAGTATCAATAATTGCTTGCGAAGTTTGATCTGCTTTTGGCAGTTTATCAAACTTCTCGATCGCGTTTAAGGACTTGCTAATTAGTTTTGGAGTAAATAAAGAGAATATTTGTGCGATTATGGTGATTAAAATTCCTAAAGAGAAACTATATTTATATTTAATGAAATATTTGTTTAAATAGCTTAATTCTTTCATTTTTTTAAGAGATTCAATGTTGAAATGTTTGGATTTTATAAATTATTATGAATTAAAGTTAGCGTAATTTATAATTTTATCAGAACAAATCGATTGTTTAATTGTTATTTTAAAGATAAAAAATTAGCACATATGCATTTTTTAATTATGTTTGAGATGTCTTTTTGACAAATTCATAATTTTAACTAATAAATACTATCGCTATGGATGCAACTTTCGCAACTGGAAAGGAACTTCAAAAAATGGATCCGGTTTTTGGTCAATTATCTTTTGACGATCACGAACAAATTGTTTTTTGCAATGACAAAGATACAGGTTTAAAAGCAATTATTGGTATTCATAATTCAGTTATGGGGCCAGCTTTGGGAGGTACTAGAATGTGGAATTATAATACTGAATGGGAAGCGTTAAACGATGTTTTGCGTCTTTCAAGAGGTATGACATATAAATCTGCGATTACCGGACTTAATATTGGTGGTGGTAAAGCAGTAATTATTGGTGACGCTAAAACGCAAAAAACTCCTGAGTTAATGCGTAAGTTTGGTGAGTTTGTTCACTCTCTTGGTGGAAGATATATCACTGCAGAAGATGTTGGAATGGAAACTAAAGACATGGACACTGTTAGAGATGTAACGCCTTATGTTACAGGAATCTCTGAAGAAAGAGGTGGCTCTGGAAATCCTTCTCCTGTAACGGCTTATGGTGTTTATTTAGGAATGAAAGCTGCTGCTAAAAGTCAGTTTGGTACTGATGTTTTAGACGGTAAAAAAGTTTTGGTTCAGGGAATTGGTCACGTTGGTGAAGCTTTGGTTGAGTATTTGACTAAAGAAGGAGCGATCGTTACAATTACAGATATTAACGAAGAAAAATTATATCAGGTAGCTCAAAAATACAACGCTACAATTTATACTGGTGAAGATTTATATACTGCAGATGTTGATATTTATGCGCCATGTGCAATGGGAGCAATTATCAATGATAATACTGTAGATAAAATTAAAGCTAAAGTAATTGCCGGAGCTGCGAATAATCAATTGGCTGACGAGAATGTTCACGGAGCGAGATTACAAGAAAGAGGTATTTTATATGCGCCGGATTTCTTGATCAACGCTGGTGGAATCATCAATGTTTATGCTGAATTAGAGCACTACGGTAAAGCTGAAATCATGTCTAAAACAGAAAATATCTATAATACTACTTTAGAAATTATCGATTATGCTGTAAAAAACGGAATGACAACGCATAAAGCTGCTTTAACAATTGCTCAAAATCGTATCGATTTGAGAAAAATTGAAAACGCTGCTAAAAAGTAATTAATTTCAATTTATAATATTAAGTCTCAGTTTACAGTTTGGTCTGTAAACTGAGACTTTTTTTATGTGCAAACTACAGTTGACCACTAAATTCTGAAAACTGACCACTAAAACGACGACTTTTTTACGAATTAATTTTAATATAAGGATTGAAATTCCTAATTTTGCAGACTAATTTTTAAATGTTCTTACAAGGTGGTAAATAGAAGACACATACGCGTTAAAGTAATGCAATCCATTTATGCAATGCATCAAAGCGGTTCTGATAATATGGAAAAAGAAGAGAAATTTCTTTTTTACAGCATAGACAATATTCAGGACTTATATCTTATAATGCTTTCTTCATTAATTGAAATCTGCAAAAAAGAATCTGTTTTTTTACATCTTTCAAGCAAAAAACATCTTGCAACTGCTGCAGAACGTAATCCAAACGAAAAATTCGTTAAAAACAAAATTTTTCAACTTCTTGCCGAAAGCAATTCTCTTAGCATCGCTCTAGAAAATCGTAAAATCAACAACTGGTCATTAAATGACGATTATATCATTTTACTTTTAAATGATATTAAAGCAAGCGATTTGTATGCGAAATACATGAGTACAACTACAAATACTTTTGAAGAAGACAGACAATTTGTAATTGATTTGTTTGCTGATGTAATTGTTCCTAACGAAAAATTATACGAGTATTTAGAAGATGATAAATTGACTTGGGTTGATGATATTCCTGTTGTAAACACACATATCATCAAACAATTGAAAGCAATCAAAACAGAAGATCCTGACGATTTTAGAGTGCCAAAATTGTATAAAGATGTTGAAGATAAGGATTTTGCTAAAGACTTGTTCAGAAGAACAGTTTTGAACGAATCTATTTTGGCAAAAGAATACGATGATAAAACACCAAACTGGGACAGTGAAAGAATTGCTGAAATTGATACTATTATCTTGAAAATGGCAATTTGTGAGTTCTTGAAATTCCCTTCGATTCCAGTGAAAGTAACTCTTAACGAATATTTAGAAATTGCTAAAGAGTATTCTACACCAAAAAGTAGTATTTTTATCAACGGAATTTTAGATAATCTTGTTAAAGAGCTTACCGCTAATAAAAAGATGATTAAAGTTGGACGCGGATTAATGTAAGATCTGAGAATACTCAATTTTATTAATGTCACTCTGAGCGTCCCGAAGCTTCGGGAGAAGAGCTAAAAAACATAAATATTAATAACAAAAATAAAAACTGAATACTATGCAAGATTTAATGAAATTTGCGCCTTATTTACTAATGTTTGTCGTGTTGTATTTCTTTATGATCAGACCACAACAAAAAAGAGCAAAAAACGAAAAAGAATTTGAAAGCAGCCTAAAAGTAGGTGATAAGATAATTACAAAAAGTGGTTTTCACGGTAAAGTAGTAGAGCTTGCAGAAACAAGTGCAATTATCGAAACTATGTCTGGAAAATTAAAAATCGAGCGTTCTGCTATTTCTATGGAAATGAGCGCTGCTTTGAATAAAAAAGCGTAATTTTTTAAATTAAAATATTTGAAATCCCAAATTCCAAATCGGAGTTTGGGATTTTTTTTGTTTGCAAATAAACGAATTGTATGTCTTTGCGAGGAACGAAGCAATCTCACTAAGTATGTGTTTTTGCTAGAGCGGTTGCTTCGTTCCTCGCAATGACTCAACTTTGAGTATAAAAAAAACCTTTGTCAAAGTTTTAAACTTTGACAAAGGTCTCTATCAATTAGGATTTTGCACTTCGACTTCGCTCAGTGTGACATCAATAATTTAAATTCTACCTGTATTTATCATTCAATCCCAAGTTATTTAAAATCATCGGAATCACTTTCTCGATTCTTGATAACTTCGTTTTCTCTTGTTTGGCGGTTTCAATATATTCCAGAAACTCATATTGTTTATATGGACTGAATTTTTGAAAAGCTTCTGCTAAAGCTGGATTTTGATCCATTTCTTTTTGGAGAAGTTCAGAGATTATAGCTTCTTTTTTAGAAGGTTTTATAACCTTTCCTTGCTTTTCGTTTTCAATCGCTTCAAGGATGTATTCTAAAACTTCTTTTTCGTTTACTTCTTCTTTCGATGTAAAACGCCATTGTCGCATGGATTTTGTTTTGTCTTCCTGAGCATTGATTAGTCTCTTTTTTTCGTCTTTTAGAAAAACGCCGTTCAGAAACCAGATTGCAAAATAATTTTTAAAACCGCCAATTCCAATAACATTTCTTTTGTTGTAAACATAAATTGGACCGCCCCATTTTATGGTTTCAACGAGTTCGGTTTTGTCAATAATTGATTTCAGGAAAAGAAGTTCTTCTTCCCAGTTATTGACTTTGTCCCAAATGTGTTTTTTATCAGAATTAGCTTCTTCCAAATTATCTTTTTCTTTTAGGTTTTTCAGGTGCGTCAAAAATGCCTGGAATTGCTGTTAATTCGGCAATTTTTACAATAACATCGGTTGCTTTTTGAATACTTTCTGCGGGAACATATTCGTATTTTCCGTGAAAGTTGTGACCACCAGCAAAGATATTCGGACAAGGTAATCCCATAAAGGATAATTGAGATCCATCAGTTCCGCCACGAATAGGTTTTATGATTGGTTTAATGTCCAATTCTCTCATTGCTTTTTCGGCGATATCAACAATATGTTTTACCGGAAGTACTTTTTCCTTCATATTATAATACTGATCTTTTACAACAGCAGTTACAATATCTTCACCAAATTGTTTAGCAAATTTTTTATTGATTTTCTTGGCAATTTTACCAATTAGATCTTTTCTTTTTTCGAATTTGATTTTGTTGTGATCACGAATAATCAATTCTAAGACTGTTTCTTCAATACTTCCTGTTAAGTGATGAACGTGGAAAAAACCTTCGTAACCTTTAGTTTCCTGTGGTGTTTCTCCTTTTGGTAATTCGTTGATGAAATCATTTGCAATCAACATTGAATTGATCATTTTTCCTTTGGCATAACCAGGATGAACACTTTTTCCTTTGATTGTGATTTTGGCTCCAGCCGCATTAAAATTTTCATATTCTAATTCTCCAATCTGACTTCCGTCCATGGTGTAAGCCCATTGTGCGCCAAATTTTTCTACGTCAAAATGATGCGCTCCACGACCAATTTCTTCGTCAGGCGTAAAACCAATTCTGATTTTTCCGTGTTTAATTTCAGGATGCTGAATTAGATATTCCATTGCCGAAACAATTTCTGTAATTCCTGCTTTATCATCAGCGCCTAACAAAGTTGTTCCGTCAGTTGTGATGATTGTTTGTCCTTTATATTGTAATAAATCTTTGAAGTAATTTGGAGATAAAACGATATTTTTTTCTGCGTTTAAAACAATGTCTTTTCCGTCGTAATTCTCTACTATTTGAGGTTTTACATTTGCTCCGCTAAAATCAGGTGAAGTATCAAAATGAGAAACAAAACCAATTGTTGGCACTTCATGATCTACATTACTTGGCAAAGTCGCCATGATATAAGCTTTGTCGTCTATAGTAACATCAGAAAGACCAATTGTTTTTAGTTCTTCGACTAATTTATTGGCTAGATTCCATTGTTTTTCTGTACTCGGTGTAGTTTGTGAATTTGGGTCTGATTCGGTATCAATTGTTACATAACTGATGAAACGATCTATAATATGTTGCATTTGTTTATTTTTTAGCAAATATAAGTAAATAGTTAGGCGTTGTAAAGCTGTAAATTATGAAAACTGTAAAATGAGATAAAAAAAATGCCACGTATTTCACGAATTAGCACTAATTCTTAAAACCTATAAATCCAATTTCATGAATTTAAATTCGTGAAATTGGATTTATAGGTTATCTGAAATATATTTTAATTCGTGCTAATTTGTGCAATTAGTGGTTAAAAAATTACTGAACACATCTGAAACCAATATGATTTGCAGGTGATTTATAATCTCCTTTTCCTCTTGTTCCTACCATATAACGTGTACAATATTGATCTGTACATAAAAATGATCCTCCGCGTTGTACTTTTTTCGGTAAGTTTGGTTCTCCCGGATCATAAGAAGATTCAGGACCTTGCGGATTTTTGGCAACTTGTCCGTTTTCGCTTAGAACAGAATAATAATCGGCAGTATACCAATCGTTTGTCCATTCCCAAACATTTCCTCCAATATCATAAAGTCCATAAGGATTTGGTTCAAATTGAGCGGTAGGAGCGATGCCAATATAGCCATCTTCGCCGGTATCTCCTTTTTCAATAGGAAAGTTTCCTTGATAGATATTCGCCTGAAATTTTCCTTTAGGTTTTAAAGTATTTCCCCAAGCATACAATTGCCCTGATTTTCCGCCTCGAGCAGCAAATTCCCATTCTGCTTCTGTTGGTAATCTTTTGCCTGCCCATTTCGCGTAAGCGGCTGCATCGTCGTATGAAACCTGAACTACGGGATATTTTTCTCTTCCTTTTATAGAACTTCCTGCTCCTTCCGGATGTCTCCAGTCAGCTCCTTGAACATAAGACCACCATTGCATATAATTGCCCAGATTTACTTTTGCTTGAGTAGGAGTAAAAACGGCTGATCCTGCGACTAAATTTTCTAATGGAGCATCAGGATATTCTTCGTGTGTTGGTTTTATTTCCGCCAATGTTACATAACCTGTAGCTTTTACAAAAGCTTCAAATTGTTCGTTTGTCACTTCTGTTTGATCCATATAAAAACCATCTACATAAACTCTATGAATTGGTGCGGCATCTTTGGTAACACCTTTTATACTGCATAAACTTTCATCTTCGACATTGCTTCCCATAGAATATTCTCCGCCAGGAATCCAAACCATTCCTTTTGGCGCTTTGCCAGTTGGTTTGTTTTTGTTTTCTATGGTTGGTTTAAACAAAGAAGTTTCTGAAGCATTTGGAGTTTCGGCACAATCCATTGCTGTCAATTTTTCTTTTGGAACAATAAGCTTGGTATAACCATAAGCTATTGAAATTATAGAAATTGTAAGTATGGCTAAAATCCAATAGGTTTTATTTTTCATTACAGTCATTTTATTTGTACGTAAATTATTATAAATATAGTAAAATAGGATTGTTAATAGGTTCTAAAGTTAAAAAAATAACTTAATAAACTCTATTTATTCGATATGGTTACTATGGATTTATTTATCTTCTTGAACTTCAACAACTTCGTATTTGTCTTTACCGTCTACTTGAACAGGTTGGTAGTAAGTTTCTCCAAATTTTACATATTTAGCGTCTCCTATCGTAACTTCTTCACCGCCTTCTGGTAAGTTATCTACAAGAGTTCCAGCGGTTGGCGCTACAACTTTGTACGAACTGCCATCTTTTTCATAATAGGTTCCTCCGTAATAATAATTATTGACGGTTCCGGTATTGACTGTTTCGGCTCCGCTTGGAATATTGTTTACGGTTCCTCCAACTGGTGCCGGTACTGCTGTATAACCTCCACTTGATGGTGCGTACCAAACTCCCTGATCATAATGATATTGAGTGCTTTCTACGCTTACTACAATTGCTGTTACTGCTAATGTTGCTACAAAAAATCCCCACGGATGCCAAACTGGTCCCCAATAAAATGGATGATAAGGACGTGGATAATAAGGATGATAACAATTGTATCTATAACCGCCATAACGATAAGGAGGACGAGCATATGGTCGCACGCCCGGTCTTACTATTGTGTTACGGTTGTTGCGAACATGGACACTATTGTTTACATTGATGTTTACATTGTTTCTATTTCTGTTAACAGTATTACCGCTAATATTGTTGTTTCTATTGCCGGTTCTGTTTCTGTTTACAGTGTTATTTGAGTTTCTGTTATTATTGATTGATTTATCTCCAATTTTTGAATTTGTAGAAGGTCTGTTAATTTTATTAGTTCCGGAACCATTAGCTCCAGGTCTGTTGGCTGTCGATGGTCTTTTTACTCCTGAACCAGATGAAGGTCTGTTTACTGCAGGTCTTGCTTGATTTGCCGGTCTGCTTACAGCTGGTCTTGCCTTACCTCCGCCGCCGCCTCTGTGTCCTCCGCCACCGCCACCATGACGTTGGGCAATACTATCAATTGAAATCAAAAAAAATGATCCCATTAAGCACATTAGTGCTAATTTTCTAAGAGTCTTTTTTATACTTTTCATTTTCAGTGTTTTATGTCCATTAAAATTATTAAAAATAAATAAGAATATTAGTGAAAATTAGAAAAATCATCTTACGTTTTATCTTTTCAGAAGATGATAATTCGAATCTAACTCATTTAATTAGAGAGAAATATCCCATTGTACTCTAAATCGCCATCCTGCTTCTAATGGCAATGTTTTGTCTTGAAAACTAAAATAACTAACTTCAGAAGTTAATTTGTTTTTATGTCCTTTAAAAAACCAATTGAAGGTTATTGTTGTTTCGTCTTGCAAGTTTTGCCTAAAATCATTGTTTGGGCGATATCCGGCATGTCTCGCGGCCATTTCTAAGTGTTCCGGCCACCAATGAAATGCATTATGAAAAAAATAACCAGCCTGAACATAATATCCTTTTAAAGTAGTTGTATCATTATTATTCAGTTTATCGATGATTTGTTTGTTGTGCCATTCGCTTTGCCACGAAAAACCACGATACATAAAAGCACTTTCAAAATTCCATTGATTTACGCGATATTGTCCCGGCAATCCATTTTCATAACCTTCTAAAGATCCTCCGCCTGCTTGCGAAAATCGGGTATAAGGGCTTCTGTTTGTTAATGCCGAAAAAGCAATAATAGGAGTTGGTTTTTCATGAAACTCGATATCACTTCCTTCAAAATCAAGAAATCTTCCTAAAAAGTTCCATTGTGTTCTTCCAAAATACATCAGATTATTATCATCATTAGATGTATTACCTCTTCCGGTTCCGGTTAAAGCTGCGACCCAATAATTAAAATCTGCAATTCCTTTTCCTTTAAGATGACCGTATATTTCAACACCCATTTGTCTGTCTGCTGTAAACGGACGATTTATCAGGGAGCGATCTACGGTTTGTTGTTCGCCGCTGCTGATAAAACGTTCGCGCGTATATTCGACTTTCCATTGACCGACTTTAAAACTTAACCATTCCCATTTTTCAATCATAAGTCTAAAATCAAGCAAATTAGATTGACTAAGTTCATATTCCCAATAATACTTTAGCCAAGGTTCGAATGCGTGACCGCCTACTTTTAATCTGGCGCGATTAATTTTGAAAGTGGTTTCTTTGTCCTTGCTGTAATCATCATATGTTACAGGATCCTGATCATTTGGAGTAGAAAATCGAAACTGAAATCGGCTTTGTAGTTGAAAAAGAAATTTATTATCTCTAGTTCGAAGTTCAATTCCTTTACTGCCATAACTAACATTGATTAATTTTGTGGTGTCTTTTTCCAGTTGCGCATTTGCCGAAATAATACTTAAAAACAATAACAATACAGGTAGGTTTCTTTTGATTTGGCTGTGCATATATTTGATTTTAATATATAGTTCTGTGTTTTCTTTTCTGAATATTTTAGATTTTAACCGCCAAAGTTTTTTGCAATTCCAAGTCCAATTCCCCAACTATCGTAAGCGTTCCATTTAAAATCATAACTAAAAGTTCCAAAAACTTCCCATCCTTTTGGCATTTCATAACCATATTCGGCTCCGGCACGAGTTAGAAGATAATCCTCTTCTTTAGCAAATTCTCCGCCCATTCCTATTAAAAAACTCCAGTGATCGTTGAGTTTGTAAATTCCCACAAGGGCAGGAGCAATTGGGTAACTTCTTTCGACAGTTTCCTTATCGTCGCCACTTTCGAGATTTTTTTCGACCTTAAATTTTTCGATAATAAAATCAGTATGTAAACCAATCGCCCATTTTTTACTTAAATGATTAAGTGTAATCAACTCCCCACGCAGGTAAACTCAAAACTTCTCGGTTTCCTTCATCATCTCTGCCTTCAAAAACATGAACATGATTGATAGAAATTCCAATTTGATGATGCGGTTTAAAAACTTCATTTTCTTCTTTTTCCTGAGCTGTAATTTTGTTTGGAAAGAAAAACGATAAACTAAAAATGATAGCTAAAAAGGAAGTTTTCTTTAAATAACTATTTGTATCACACATTTTGATAATTTATTAATGAAACGTTTATTTCGAAGTAAAAAAGAATAATTGCTTTTAAAGAAAAGAGGTATTTGCTGCCCATTTTACTGTACATGACAAATACCTCTTTTTAGATTATAGATTTAAAATTAATCTCTGTTTAAAGCTCTTTTTGCTTCACTGTTTAGATCAGAATATTCGATTTTCCCGACATTGATACCAACGCCATAAATTTCTCCGCCTTTGAATTCACCAGGTGTTTTGTATTCTTTACTAACTGCATCTCCGCTGTCAAATCCAACACAAAGTCCGTCTCCGGAAAGTGTGAATTTACCGGTTTGAGTTCTCATTGGTCCTGAAGCAACTTCTTTTCCATCAATATAAAGTTTCATTTTTCCAATTGATTCACCATTTGGACCTGCTTTTTCGCGGGTAAATTCCATACCAAAAACATGTTTTCCAGGTGTAATTTCAACATTCGAAGTAAATCTATGTTCAGGAGCGATTCCTAAGAAATTGTAGACATAATTCAGTTTTTTGTCTTTTAGAAATAAAGCGTGTC
This genomic interval carries:
- a CDS encoding YdeI/OmpD-associated family protein, whose protein sequence is MEEANSDKKHIWDKVNNWEEELLFLKSIIDKTELVETIKWGGPIYVYNKRNVIGIGGFKNYFAIWFLNGVFLKDEKKRLINAQEDKTKSMRQWRFTSKEEVNEKEVLEYILEAIENEKQGKVIKPSKKEAIISELLQKEMDQNPALAEAFQKFSPYKQYEFLEYIETAKQEKTKLSRIEKVIPMILNNLGLNDKYR
- the pepT gene encoding peptidase T, translating into MQHIIDRFISYVTIDTESDPNSQTTPSTEKQWNLANKLVEELKTIGLSDVTIDDKAYIMATLPSNVDHEVPTIGFVSHFDTSPDFSGANVKPQIVENYDGKDIVLNAEKNIVLSPNYFKDLLQYKGQTIITTDGTTLLGADDKAGITEIVSAMEYLIQHPEIKHGKIRIGFTPDEEIGRGAHHFDVEKFGAQWAYTMDGSQIGELEYENFNAAGAKITIKGKSVHPGYAKGKMINSMLIANDFINELPKGETPQETKGYEGFFHVHHLTGSIEETVLELIIRDHNKIKFEKRKDLIGKIAKKINKKFAKQFGEDIVTAVVKDQYYNMKEKVLPVKHIVDIAEKAMRELDIKPIIKPIRGGTDGSQLSFMGLPCPNIFAGGHNFHGKYEYVPAESIQKATDVIVKIAELTAIPGIFDAPEKPKRKR
- a CDS encoding formylglycine-generating enzyme family protein, encoding MKNKTYWILAILTISIISIAYGYTKLIVPKEKLTAMDCAETPNASETSLFKPTIENKNKPTGKAPKGMVWIPGGEYSMGSNVEDESLCSIKGVTKDAAPIHRVYVDGFYMDQTEVTNEQFEAFVKATGYVTLAEIKPTHEEYPDAPLENLVAGSAVFTPTQAKVNLGNYMQWWSYVQGADWRHPEGAGSSIKGREKYPVVQVSYDDAAAYAKWAGKRLPTEAEWEFAARGGKSGQLYAWGNTLKPKGKFQANIYQGNFPIEKGDTGEDGYIGIAPTAQFEPNPYGLYDIGGNVWEWTNDWYTADYYSVLSENGQVAKNPQGPESSYDPGEPNLPKKVQRGGSFLCTDQYCTRYMVGTRGKGDYKSPANHIGFRCVQ
- a CDS encoding DUF6515 family protein, with translation MKSIKKTLRKLALMCLMGSFFLISIDSIAQRHGGGGGGHRGGGGGKARPAVSRPANQARPAVNRPSSGSGVKRPSTANRPGANGSGTNKINRPSTNSKIGDKSINNNRNSNNTVNRNRTGNRNNNISGNTVNRNRNNVNINVNNSVHVRNNRNTIVRPGVRPYARPPYRYGGYRYNCYHPYYPRPYHPFYWGPVWHPWGFFVATLAVTAIVVSVESTQYHYDQGVWYAPSSGGYTAVPAPVGGTVNNIPSGAETVNTGTVNNYYYGGTYYEKDGSSYKVVAPTAGTLVDNLPEGGEEVTIGDAKYVKFGETYYQPVQVDGKDKYEVVEVQEDK
- a CDS encoding porin; amino-acid sequence: MHSQIKRNLPVLLLFLSIISANAQLEKDTTKLINVSYGSKGIELRTRDNKFLFQLQSRFQFRFSTPNDQDPVTYDDYSKDKETTFKINRARLKVGGHAFEPWLKYYWEYELSQSNLLDFRLMIEKWEWLSFKVGQWKVEYTRERFISSGEQQTVDRSLINRPFTADRQMGVEIYGHLKGKGIADFNYWVAALTGTGRGNTSNDDNNLMYFGRTQWNFLGRFLDFEGSDIEFHEKPTPIIAFSALTNRSPYTRFSQAGGGSLEGYENGLPGQYRVNQWNFESAFMYRGFSWQSEWHNKQIIDKLNNNDTTTLKGYYVQAGYFFHNAFHWWPEHLEMAARHAGYRPNNDFRQNLQDETTITFNWFFKGHKNKLTSEVSYFSFQDKTLPLEAGWRFRVQWDISL